Proteins encoded within one genomic window of Empedobacter falsenii:
- a CDS encoding polyprenyl synthetase family protein has translation MKLFEQKFFESMKSNVSLLDRISNYIVRRKGKQMRPMFVFLTAKLNGEVQERTYRAASFIELIHTATLVHDDVVDDSTLRRGFFSLNAIWKNKVAILVGDYFLSKTLIISTKNKDFDLLEVVSVAIQEISEGELLQIEKARKLDITEDVYFEIIRMKTATLIAACCEAGARSVGCSEEVAKKMHRFGELVGIAFQIKDDLFDYTTSNAIGKPVGIDIKEQKMTLPLIYSINTANEKDKKWLINSVKRYNNDKKRVREIIQYVKDHGGIEYTQKMMKQYSQEALDILYEFPESEFRNSLETMVKYVIEREK, from the coding sequence ATGAAATTGTTTGAACAGAAATTCTTCGAATCGATGAAGAGTAATGTTTCGCTTCTTGACCGTATTTCCAATTATATCGTGCGTAGAAAAGGAAAACAAATGCGTCCGATGTTTGTATTTTTAACTGCAAAATTAAATGGCGAAGTACAAGAACGTACCTATCGTGCAGCTTCTTTTATCGAGCTTATTCACACCGCAACTTTAGTACACGATGATGTAGTGGATGATAGTACATTGCGTCGTGGTTTCTTTTCACTTAATGCGATTTGGAAGAACAAAGTAGCTATTTTGGTGGGAGATTATTTTTTGTCAAAGACCTTAATTATTTCGACTAAAAACAAAGATTTTGATTTACTTGAAGTTGTTTCGGTTGCGATACAGGAAATTTCGGAAGGTGAATTATTGCAAATCGAAAAAGCGCGAAAACTTGATATTACAGAAGATGTATACTTCGAGATTATTCGAATGAAAACGGCAACGCTTATCGCAGCTTGTTGTGAGGCTGGAGCACGTTCTGTTGGTTGTTCGGAAGAAGTAGCGAAAAAAATGCATCGTTTTGGTGAATTGGTTGGAATTGCCTTTCAGATTAAAGATGATTTGTTTGATTATACCACTTCTAATGCAATTGGAAAGCCTGTCGGAATTGACATCAAAGAACAAAAAATGACGTTACCGTTGATTTATTCAATCAATACAGCGAATGAAAAAGACAAAAAATGGTTGATTAATTCGGTAAAACGTTACAACAATGACAAAAAACGTGTACGAGAAATTATTCAGTATGTAAAAGATCACGGCGGAATTGAGTACACGCAAAAAATGATGAAACAATATAGCCAAGAGGCTTTAGATATACTATACGAATTCCCAGAAAGTGAATTTCGAAATTCATTGGAAACAATGGTGAAATACGTTATCGAAAGAGAAAAATAA
- the kbl gene encoding glycine C-acetyltransferase produces the protein MYSDKFQNYLQTQLNDLEEQGLFKKERIIASPQSAEITLENGKTLLNFCANNYLGLSDNKDVISASQKMLDDRGYGMSSVRFICGTQDVHKQLEKKIANFLGMEDTILYAAAFDANGGVFEPLFTEEDAIISDELNHASIIDGVRLCKAARYRYKNNNMADLEAQLIVASEKNHRFKIIVTDGVFSMDGIVADLKGVCDLADKYDALVMVDDSHATGFIGKTGRGTHEHNEVMGRVDIITSTLGKALGGAMGGFTSGKKEVIEMLRQKSRPYLFSNSLAPGIVGAALQVLEMLENDTTLRDKVMWNAEYFRKEMVAAGFDIPEGDAAIVPVMLYDAKLSQVMADKLLDEGVYVIGFFFPVVPRDKARIRVQLSAAHTKEQLDHTIAAFTKVGKELGVIK, from the coding sequence ATGTATAGCGATAAATTTCAAAACTACTTACAAACGCAATTGAATGATTTAGAAGAACAAGGATTATTCAAAAAAGAACGCATCATTGCTTCTCCTCAAAGTGCAGAAATTACATTAGAAAATGGTAAAACATTACTTAATTTTTGTGCGAACAACTATTTAGGATTATCTGATAATAAAGACGTTATCTCAGCTTCTCAAAAAATGTTAGATGACCGCGGATACGGAATGTCTTCGGTTCGTTTTATTTGTGGTACGCAAGATGTACACAAACAATTAGAGAAAAAAATCGCTAATTTCTTAGGAATGGAAGATACGATTTTATATGCTGCTGCTTTTGACGCAAATGGTGGTGTTTTTGAGCCTTTGTTTACAGAAGAAGATGCTATTATTTCTGATGAATTAAACCACGCTTCTATTATTGATGGTGTTCGTTTATGTAAAGCTGCTCGTTATCGTTATAAAAACAATAATATGGCTGATTTAGAGGCTCAATTAATTGTAGCTTCAGAAAAAAATCATCGTTTCAAAATTATTGTAACAGACGGAGTTTTCTCTATGGATGGTATCGTTGCAGACTTAAAAGGTGTTTGTGATTTAGCTGATAAATACGATGCTTTGGTAATGGTTGATGATTCTCACGCAACTGGTTTTATTGGAAAAACTGGACGTGGAACACATGAGCACAACGAAGTAATGGGACGTGTAGACATCATTACATCTACTTTAGGAAAAGCTTTAGGTGGTGCAATGGGTGGATTTACTTCTGGTAAAAAAGAAGTAATCGAAATGTTACGTCAAAAATCTCGTCCATATTTATTCTCTAACTCTTTAGCTCCTGGAATTGTTGGTGCTGCTTTACAAGTGTTAGAAATGTTAGAAAATGATACAACTTTACGTGATAAAGTAATGTGGAATGCTGAATATTTCCGCAAAGAGATGGTTGCTGCTGGTTTTGATATTCCAGAAGGTGATGCTGCAATTGTACCTGTTATGTTGTATGATGCAAAATTATCTCAAGTAATGGCTGACAAATTATTAGATGAAGGTGTTTATGTAATCGGATTCTTTTTCCCTGTTGTTCCTCGTGATAAAGCACGTATTCGTGTACAATTATCTGCTGCACATACAAAAGAGCAATTAGATCATACAATTGCTGCTTTTACAAAAGTTGGTAAAGAATTAGGAGTGATTAAGTAA
- a CDS encoding TlpA family protein disulfide reductase: MKTKLLLLSMFFTFFSCNKSEQKIEESAEIEKIDSVAKKESPESEIPKELIKAPDFSLADINGKRFDLSDFKGKYVYMDIWATWCGPCKVQIPFMKELEKQFHNAPIHFVSVSLDKLEDKPIWEKMVRENQMSGVQLFAGREDNFGFDYKIEYIPTFIILDKEGNIMIDRAPAPMDYQTGEINQQLVDILKIMK, encoded by the coding sequence ATGAAAACGAAACTACTATTACTATCAATGTTTTTTACATTTTTTAGTTGTAATAAATCCGAACAAAAAATTGAAGAATCTGCTGAAATAGAAAAGATTGATTCTGTTGCAAAAAAAGAATCACCAGAATCAGAAATTCCGAAAGAATTGATAAAAGCACCAGATTTTTCTTTGGCTGATATCAATGGAAAACGATTTGACTTATCAGATTTCAAAGGAAAATATGTCTACATGGATATTTGGGCAACATGGTGTGGACCTTGCAAAGTTCAAATTCCTTTTATGAAAGAATTGGAAAAACAATTTCATAATGCACCAATTCATTTTGTAAGTGTTTCTTTGGATAAATTAGAAGATAAGCCAATTTGGGAAAAAATGGTGAGAGAAAATCAGATGTCTGGTGTACAGTTATTTGCAGGAAGAGAAGATAACTTTGGCTTTGATTATAAGATAGAATATATCCCGACTTTTATTATTTTAGACAAAGAAGGAAATATTATGATTGATCGCGCGCCTGCACCGATGGATTATCAAACAGGAGAAATCAATCAGCAATTGGTTGATATTCTCAAAATAATGAAATAA
- a CDS encoding GNAT family N-acetyltransferase yields the protein MDFIILFLFSVQYYFLAKFFKKNKVKTILSVIGMYFFGIVLLVFALVALKVTSIIDIDIMNPVELSKSKFVWIGETIIFLFIGVFYYYHLKRKWTMEMFSADIEKRKDEILQNLEVNQKINPVKLDVYPHFHTVNEKNIHLVQPLANEIWNECYKDLLSQDQINYMIDMMYNTDKVNEGIANGDVWEILKIDNVPSGYLHYKLDENNTVFLSKIYLKESNQTKGIGQLMLNRVVDYAREKGAKAVHLTVNKHNAKAIRFYEKNGFKNMESKTFDIGNGYIMDDYIYQKSI from the coding sequence GTGGATTTTATTATATTATTTTTGTTCTCGGTACAATATTATTTTTTAGCTAAGTTTTTTAAGAAGAACAAAGTTAAAACAATTCTAAGTGTTATTGGAATGTATTTTTTTGGAATTGTTCTATTAGTATTTGCATTAGTGGCTCTTAAAGTAACTAGTATAATTGATATTGATATCATGAATCCTGTTGAATTGAGTAAGTCAAAATTTGTTTGGATTGGAGAAACAATTATTTTTCTATTTATTGGTGTTTTCTATTACTATCATCTTAAACGTAAATGGACAATGGAAATGTTTTCTGCAGATATCGAAAAGCGTAAAGATGAAATTCTACAAAATTTAGAAGTTAATCAAAAAATAAATCCAGTAAAATTGGACGTTTATCCTCATTTTCATACGGTTAATGAAAAAAATATTCATTTGGTTCAACCTTTAGCAAATGAGATTTGGAACGAATGTTACAAAGATTTATTATCCCAAGATCAAATCAATTATATGATTGATATGATGTATAATACTGACAAAGTAAACGAAGGAATTGCAAATGGAGATGTTTGGGAAATCCTGAAAATTGATAATGTTCCGTCTGGTTATTTGCATTACAAATTAGATGAAAATAATACTGTTTTCTTATCCAAAATTTACTTGAAAGAGTCTAATCAAACCAAAGGAATTGGACAATTGATGTTGAATAGAGTTGTAGATTATGCGAGAGAAAAAGGTGCAAAAGCTGTTCATTTAACAGTGAATAAACACAATGCGAAAGCAATTCGTTTTTATGAGAAAAATGGTTTCAAGAATATGGAATCAAAAACATTTGATATCGGAAATGGATATATTATGGATGATTATATTTATCAGAAATCCATTTAA
- the rlmN gene encoding 23S rRNA (adenine(2503)-C(2))-methyltransferase RlmN: MSTTKKDIRKLSQAEIEDYFKEIGEKSFRAKQVYEWLWKKNAHQFDDMTNISKALREQLGESFQIQPVEVDLLQKSNDGTIKNAVKLHDGNVVESVLIPTDSRTTACVSSQVGCSLDCTFCATAQLKRMRNLTAAEIVDQVVIIDEESKRYFNRPLSNIVFMGMGEPLLNYNEVISAIKKITLPEGLGMAPRRITVSTSGIPKMIEKLADEDLRVNLAVSLHSAREEVRNVIMPFSVKFPLTDLMDSLQYWYQQTGLRITFEYIVWGGVNDKKEDIDALVKFCRKIPSKVNIIEYNSIDDGIYKQASEEAVNNYIKALESNNIVVNVRRSRGKDIDAACGQLANKTGND, translated from the coding sequence TTGAGTACAACAAAAAAAGATATACGAAAGCTTTCACAAGCTGAGATTGAAGATTATTTCAAAGAGATTGGAGAAAAATCATTCCGCGCAAAACAAGTGTACGAATGGTTATGGAAAAAGAATGCGCATCAATTTGATGACATGACGAATATCTCAAAAGCTCTACGTGAGCAATTGGGAGAATCTTTCCAAATTCAACCTGTTGAAGTTGATCTTCTACAAAAATCTAACGACGGAACCATCAAGAATGCGGTTAAACTTCATGATGGTAACGTTGTGGAATCTGTTTTAATTCCGACTGATTCTCGCACAACTGCATGCGTTTCTTCGCAAGTTGGTTGTAGCTTGGATTGTACTTTTTGTGCAACAGCGCAATTAAAACGTATGCGTAACTTAACAGCTGCCGAAATCGTCGATCAAGTTGTGATTATCGATGAAGAAAGTAAACGTTATTTCAATCGTCCTTTAAGCAATATCGTATTTATGGGAATGGGAGAACCTTTGTTAAATTATAACGAAGTAATTTCTGCCATCAAAAAAATCACATTGCCAGAAGGACTAGGAATGGCTCCAAGACGAATTACAGTTTCTACTTCGGGAATTCCTAAAATGATTGAAAAACTGGCTGACGAAGATTTACGTGTTAACCTTGCGGTATCTTTACATTCGGCTCGAGAAGAAGTTCGTAATGTGATTATGCCTTTTTCTGTTAAATTTCCGTTGACGGATTTAATGGATAGTCTTCAATATTGGTACCAACAAACAGGTTTACGAATTACGTTCGAATATATTGTTTGGGGCGGTGTTAATGATAAAAAAGAAGATATCGATGCATTGGTAAAATTCTGTCGAAAAATTCCTTCTAAAGTGAATATTATCGAATATAATTCGATTGATGACGGAATCTACAAACAAGCATCAGAAGAAGCAGTTAACAATTATATCAAAGCTTTAGAATCCAACAATATTGTGGTAAATGTACGTCGTAGTCGCGGAAAAGATATTGATGCAGCTTGCGGACAATTAGCCAATAAAACTGGAAATGATTAA
- the queA gene encoding tRNA preQ1(34) S-adenosylmethionine ribosyltransferase-isomerase QueA, with protein MKTSDFDFTLPEELLADRPSENRDEARLMVVHRDTGEIEHRQFKDLIEYFDEGDVMIRNNTKVFPARLMGNKEKTGAQIEVFLLRELDAETRLWDVLVDPARKIRIGNKLFFDNDDTLVAEVVDNTTSRGRTLRFLFDGSYEEFRAKLKELGETPLPKYILRDVEPEDAERYQTIYAKHEGAVAAPTAGLHFSKHLLKRLEIKGVDFAELTLHIGLGTFQAVEVEDLSKHKMESEQVIIPQESADLVNRAIDEKKKVCAIGTTSMRSIESSVSADGHLNAFDGWTNKFIHPPYDFSIANCMITNFHTPKSTLIMMISAFAGHDLTMKAYNEAVKEGYKFYSYGDAMLIL; from the coding sequence ATGAAAACCTCCGATTTCGACTTTACTTTACCTGAAGAACTTTTAGCAGATCGCCCTTCTGAAAACAGAGACGAAGCTCGCTTAATGGTTGTTCACCGTGACACCGGAGAAATTGAACATAGACAATTTAAAGATCTTATCGAGTATTTCGACGAAGGAGATGTAATGATTCGTAACAATACGAAAGTTTTCCCTGCTCGTTTGATGGGTAACAAAGAGAAAACTGGTGCTCAAATCGAAGTTTTCTTGCTAAGAGAATTAGATGCTGAGACTCGTTTATGGGATGTTTTGGTTGATCCTGCGCGTAAAATTCGTATCGGAAATAAATTATTCTTCGATAATGATGATACATTAGTTGCAGAGGTTGTTGACAATACAACTTCTCGTGGACGTACTTTACGTTTCTTATTTGATGGATCTTACGAAGAATTCCGTGCAAAATTGAAAGAATTAGGAGAAACTCCACTTCCAAAATATATTTTACGTGATGTTGAACCAGAAGATGCAGAGCGTTACCAAACAATTTATGCAAAACACGAAGGAGCTGTTGCTGCACCAACAGCTGGTTTACACTTTTCTAAACACTTATTAAAACGTTTAGAAATTAAAGGTGTTGATTTTGCTGAATTAACATTACACATTGGTTTAGGAACTTTTCAAGCTGTAGAGGTTGAAGATTTATCTAAACACAAAATGGAGTCTGAGCAAGTTATTATTCCTCAAGAATCTGCTGATCTTGTAAATCGTGCAATTGACGAGAAGAAAAAAGTTTGTGCTATTGGTACAACTTCTATGCGTTCTATCGAATCTTCTGTTTCTGCAGATGGTCATTTAAATGCATTTGATGGTTGGACGAACAAATTTATTCACCCACCATACGATTTCTCTATTGCAAATTGTATGATTACAAACTTCCACACACCAAAATCTACATTAATCATGATGATTTCTGCGTTTGCTGGACACGATTTAACAATGAAAGCATACAACGAAGCTGTAAAAGAAGGATACAAATTCTACTCTTACGGAGATGCAATGTTAATCTTATAA